A stretch of Imperialibacter roseus DNA encodes these proteins:
- a CDS encoding DUF2188 domain-containing protein, translated as MARKSNHVVPSTQKGGWAVKKSGSAKSSKSFDNKVKAVEYGKQLSKKEHSELFIHRKDGTIQNRNSYGNDPFPPKDRKH; from the coding sequence ATGGCAAGGAAATCAAACCACGTTGTGCCATCAACTCAAAAAGGAGGTTGGGCTGTTAAAAAATCGGGATCAGCGAAGTCTTCTAAATCCTTTGACAACAAGGTGAAGGCGGTAGAATATGGTAAACAGTTGAGTAAAAAAGAACATTCCGAGCTGTTTATTCACCGGAAGGATGGGACTATCCAAAACAGAAACTCCTATGGGAATGACCCTTTCCCTCCAAAGGACAGAAAGCACTAA
- a CDS encoding metallophosphoesterase family protein has translation MITRRLFLKSSLVTIPAMGLIGNAMAARKPKVRFGVVTDSHYADREPGGIRYYRESLEKMAEFTEVMNMEKVDFVVHLGDFKDEDTNRREEDTLKYLQNLEAVYAQFKGPRYHVIGNHDVDSISKAQFIAKVENTGINSGLGYYSFDKKGFHFIVIDPNFHPDGTDHNKGDFEWFESTVPQPQMDWLKADLGATRLPTVVFVHHSLYELPDETMHVENSAAIRQILEASGRVVAVFHGHCHREGYSSINGIHYTLLPAMVDNSGPENNAYAIIEGFDNGDLELTGYRKTRSRSYPAT, from the coding sequence ATGATCACCCGCCGACTATTCCTCAAATCGTCCCTGGTTACCATTCCCGCCATGGGGCTTATTGGCAACGCCATGGCGGCCCGAAAGCCCAAAGTGCGCTTTGGTGTGGTCACCGACTCTCATTATGCCGACCGGGAGCCAGGCGGCATTCGGTACTACCGGGAGTCGCTGGAAAAGATGGCCGAGTTTACCGAGGTGATGAACATGGAAAAGGTCGATTTCGTGGTCCATCTTGGGGATTTCAAAGATGAAGACACCAACAGGAGGGAGGAAGACACCTTGAAGTACCTGCAAAACCTGGAGGCGGTGTATGCACAATTCAAAGGCCCCCGCTACCATGTCATAGGCAACCACGACGTGGACAGCATCAGCAAAGCACAGTTTATAGCCAAGGTGGAGAATACAGGCATCAACTCGGGCCTTGGCTACTATTCGTTTGACAAGAAGGGGTTCCACTTTATAGTGATCGACCCCAACTTCCATCCTGACGGCACTGATCACAACAAAGGTGATTTTGAATGGTTCGAATCGACCGTTCCCCAACCTCAGATGGATTGGTTGAAGGCTGACCTCGGAGCAACCAGGCTACCCACGGTAGTGTTTGTTCACCACTCACTTTATGAACTGCCGGATGAGACCATGCACGTAGAGAATTCAGCGGCTATCCGGCAAATACTGGAGGCATCAGGCAGGGTGGTAGCAGTTTTTCATGGCCATTGCCACAGGGAGGGTTATTCCAGTATTAATGGTATTCACTACACGCTTTTGCCTGCCATGGTCGACAACAGCGGGCCGGAGAACAATGCTTATGCCATCATTGAAGGGTTTGATAATGGTGACCTGGAGTTGACGGGTTATCGAAAGACGAGGAGCAGGTCGTATCCGGCGACATAA
- a CDS encoding AraC family transcriptional regulator — protein sequence MKAIFEKVDLEAGQSLVIRALNLPEFDAPWHFHPEMELTYIIKSRGTRFVGNSIEEFVENDLVLLGSNLPHIWQNPSNQSGRSEAIVVHFSAGMLNNSLLSSPEFATIRQLFEKASYGVAFPPELSKSVGRKLAQMVDADPFGKVLGLMETLQLLATSNEARTLASAGYAHHSTAKDAERMTLVFEYVRQHFRDVIRLDPVANLLHQTPQAFCRYFKKRAKKTFFEFVNEFRIGHASRLLIDTELSITEVCLQSGYSTIPHFNKQFKRLTGLSPTGFRKKHVG from the coding sequence ATGAAAGCCATCTTTGAAAAAGTAGACCTGGAAGCAGGTCAGTCACTGGTAATTCGTGCGTTGAACCTCCCGGAGTTCGATGCTCCATGGCACTTTCATCCCGAAATGGAGCTCACTTATATTATCAAAAGCCGGGGAACGAGATTTGTGGGCAACAGTATTGAGGAGTTCGTCGAAAACGATCTGGTACTGCTCGGATCCAACCTTCCGCATATCTGGCAGAACCCTTCTAATCAGTCCGGCAGAAGTGAGGCAATAGTCGTGCATTTTTCCGCAGGAATGCTCAACAATAGCTTGCTCAGCTCTCCCGAGTTTGCCACCATCCGGCAGCTTTTTGAAAAAGCCAGCTATGGTGTGGCATTTCCACCGGAGCTCTCCAAAAGCGTTGGGAGAAAACTAGCTCAGATGGTAGATGCCGACCCATTTGGTAAAGTGCTTGGCCTCATGGAAACACTTCAGCTCCTCGCCACATCCAACGAGGCGAGAACCCTTGCCAGTGCTGGCTATGCGCACCACTCAACGGCAAAGGATGCAGAAAGGATGACCCTCGTGTTTGAGTATGTAAGGCAACATTTCAGGGACGTGATTCGACTTGACCCCGTTGCCAACCTACTTCACCAAACACCTCAGGCTTTTTGTCGTTATTTTAAAAAAAGAGCCAAGAAAACTTTCTTCGAGTTTGTGAATGAATTTAGGATAGGCCACGCCAGCAGGCTTCTGATCGATACTGAACTCAGCATCACCGAAGTCTGTCTGCAGTCGGGCTACAGTACCATTCCCCATTTTAACAAGCAGTTCAAGCGACTCACAGGGCTGAGCCCGACGGGGTTCAGGAAGAAGCATGTTGGTTAA
- a CDS encoding phytanoyl-CoA dioxygenase family protein, protein MSSVADLAGVHELVSRLFEWPETEKEWEQYKLSDEQVAFFKENGYLANVKLLNSIQVESLRNELEEIADPNHPGHHLFYEFHSNESTDPSKVLFHALGAWRVAPGFHDVLWNPAFVMAASQLLGGSVRFWHDQLFCKPAKHGGVVAWHQDYSYWTRTKPMEHLTCWVGLDDADVDNGCLYYVPGSHRWGLLDKPDLAGDMNGLDQYLTPEQKSQFKPIPIEMKMGHGTFHHPLLVHGSYENKTDRQRRAYVTNVFKDGTRSDADTPLLAGADAVPRGQKMQGKFYPLLYQAR, encoded by the coding sequence ATGAGTAGTGTTGCAGATTTGGCCGGGGTTCATGAATTGGTAAGTCGGCTGTTTGAGTGGCCCGAAACTGAAAAGGAATGGGAACAATACAAACTCAGCGACGAACAGGTAGCCTTCTTCAAGGAGAACGGTTATTTAGCCAACGTGAAATTACTCAACAGTATTCAGGTAGAATCACTCCGCAATGAACTTGAGGAGATTGCAGACCCTAACCACCCCGGCCACCATCTGTTCTACGAGTTCCATTCCAACGAATCCACTGACCCTTCGAAGGTTCTTTTCCATGCGCTGGGTGCATGGCGGGTGGCTCCCGGCTTTCACGACGTGCTGTGGAACCCCGCTTTTGTGATGGCGGCCAGCCAGCTTCTGGGTGGGTCAGTTCGCTTTTGGCATGACCAGCTTTTTTGCAAACCAGCCAAACATGGAGGCGTGGTGGCCTGGCATCAGGACTACTCGTACTGGACTCGCACCAAACCCATGGAGCACCTCACTTGCTGGGTAGGACTCGACGATGCCGATGTTGACAACGGCTGCTTGTACTATGTGCCCGGCAGCCACAGGTGGGGCCTGCTCGATAAGCCTGACCTTGCCGGCGATATGAATGGCCTTGATCAGTACCTGACGCCAGAGCAAAAAAGTCAATTCAAGCCCATTCCCATTGAAATGAAAATGGGGCATGGCACTTTCCATCACCCCTTGCTGGTGCATGGATCCTACGAAAACAAAACCGACAGGCAGCGCAGGGCATACGTCACCAATGTGTTTAAAGACGGCACAAGATCGGATGCCGACACACCGTTGCTTGCAGGGGCCGATGCTGTGCCACGGGGACAAAAGATGCAGGGGAAGTTTTATCCGCTTCTTTACCAGGCCCGATAG
- a CDS encoding YncE family protein, giving the protein MLRHLLLGFTIFTALHCQAQVERLLYVAQDQGFVYVYDINNGHKFLRKFEVPGTGEFKGISADPIRGKLYLSSYVGDQFVCVDLKTEKVDWSIPIIGYPDSQAITPDGKYIYLPKRHGGGWDVIDADQHKIVAYIKVPFGNPHNTWASLDGTKMYLAAMGNENLYVADVKTNKIIKTVGPFEANQEDPWSWTQKKHNGPKGIRPFAVSKDDKYCYINLDGVLGYEVGDISTGKRLGRVEVGDFESIRGNHLTTSHGVNITPDQKEIWVSNDAGPYVHIFDCTVWPHKRIADIKLNKKNGWISFSIDGKYGYPSSGDVIDTKTRKIVAELIESEKLVEVQFENGKAVRASAR; this is encoded by the coding sequence ATGCTGCGCCACCTACTTTTAGGATTTACCATTTTTACCGCACTACACTGTCAGGCCCAAGTAGAAAGGCTGCTCTATGTGGCCCAGGATCAGGGCTTTGTTTATGTATATGATATCAATAATGGCCATAAGTTTCTAAGGAAATTTGAGGTGCCCGGCACCGGCGAGTTCAAAGGAATAAGCGCCGACCCCATCAGAGGTAAATTGTACCTAAGCTCCTATGTCGGTGATCAGTTCGTATGCGTAGACCTGAAAACAGAAAAAGTAGACTGGTCTATCCCCATCATCGGCTACCCCGACAGTCAGGCGATTACCCCCGATGGCAAATACATCTATCTGCCCAAAAGGCACGGCGGCGGCTGGGACGTTATTGATGCTGATCAACATAAGATAGTGGCCTATATCAAGGTACCTTTCGGCAACCCTCACAACACCTGGGCCAGCCTCGACGGGACGAAAATGTACCTCGCTGCTATGGGGAATGAGAACCTGTATGTAGCTGATGTAAAGACGAACAAAATAATCAAAACCGTTGGCCCATTTGAGGCCAATCAGGAAGATCCCTGGAGCTGGACGCAGAAAAAACACAATGGTCCTAAGGGCATCCGTCCTTTTGCTGTGTCAAAAGATGACAAGTACTGCTATATCAACCTGGATGGAGTGCTGGGCTACGAGGTAGGTGACATAAGTACAGGAAAGAGGTTGGGACGTGTAGAAGTAGGTGACTTCGAAAGCATCAGAGGAAACCACCTTACCACCAGCCACGGTGTCAATATCACACCCGATCAAAAAGAAATTTGGGTGTCGAATGACGCTGGCCCTTATGTGCACATCTTCGACTGTACGGTATGGCCTCACAAGCGAATCGCCGACATTAAGCTTAACAAAAAGAACGGCTGGATTTCTTTCAGCATCGATGGAAAATACGGCTATCCTTCGTCAGGCGACGTGATTGACACCAAAACCAGGAAGATAGTGGCCGAGCTAATAGAAAGCGAAAAGCTGGTCGAAGTGCAGTTCGAAAATGGCAAGGCCGTCAGAGCAAGTGCCAGGTGA
- a CDS encoding DUF2442 domain-containing protein, whose translation MSILTSYKSSNAVDIWFDDLKMFVRLDDGREVAIPLDWFPNLREATEKQRNNWRLIGGGEEIHWEDLDEDILVEGLL comes from the coding sequence ATGAGTATTTTAACAAGCTATAAATCCAGTAATGCAGTTGATATTTGGTTTGATGACTTAAAAATGTTTGTCAGATTAGATGATGGCCGTGAAGTTGCCATACCGCTCGATTGGTTCCCAAATCTTAGAGAAGCAACAGAAAAACAAAGGAACAACTGGAGATTGATTGGAGGTGGAGAAGAGATACATTGGGAAGATTTAGATGAAGATATTCTTGTAGAAGGTTTACTCTGA
- a CDS encoding DUF5686 and carboxypeptidase regulatory-like domain-containing protein → MRYFYSLSLLLLVSFTALAQNSGIKGKVLGENNEPLPFATIFIRNINTGTTSNVEGDYEVRLAPGKYDVVFQYIGYESNVHFFEVTTGFETYNLTLKPRIFLLKEVEVRSGKEDPAYTIMRKAIGKASFHANQLDAYDAKVYMKGSGRLLDSPFFLRNKIAEEGIDSTTAFTSESVSELHYQRPNTYSQKVVAVFSQGDDNGTGPGEFLTASFYEPKVVDAISPLSPKAFAYYRFTYDGYFREGGYVINKILVTPRSKGDDIFEGTIYIVDDLWSIHSLDLTMYKLGIKFNIEQVYNPIEDKAWLPVSHKFVINGSFFGFDFQYNYLATLSEYKITLNPDLDIPVTVIDEKIDKEAAAEVKQKTKGQETLEKLAQNKEVTRKDLRKLVKEYEKEEMEDLEFPEIVSNISIKRDSTTSYNNDSTFWTSMRPVPLTAYEIRGYTKIDSLDKAEEAEYKSDTTKKGKNRRDRKVRLGDPIFGSSYKLGKKGRLNIESPLQTIGFNTVEGFNFFYDINYSRRFENGNKLQFGPVLRYSFAREKLLPKGYVDFQYGESGTRGSARLEAGSYVQQLSALEPIHPYINTAYALLLKESYLKLYEKDFVRLENEKRYNDKFSAKGSVEYAQRRSLANNSDYTFFKHPGKEYTANNPLNANTEITGFFEHQALIFNISGEYKPWLKYRMKNGSKEEIRKSTPTFTLEYRKGMPWAESDVNYDLLDVGVKHSFEWGIRSKLDVRVNAGKFLNDKAIYFPDFKHFPGNQTLFATLDPVENFRLLDYYYYSTNDEYITAFVHNQWRKLVVTQLAFVRMMGIKENMFINYLGTPNSNNYTEVGYGLDYIMRVFRLEAIAAFEDGQYKNFGVRIGIATNLEDLFDF, encoded by the coding sequence ATGCGTTATTTCTACTCTTTATCCCTGCTACTGCTGGTGTCATTCACCGCTTTAGCGCAAAATTCCGGCATTAAAGGCAAAGTACTTGGAGAGAACAATGAGCCTCTCCCCTTCGCCACTATCTTCATTCGCAACATCAACACAGGCACTACCTCCAACGTGGAAGGTGACTATGAGGTAAGGCTGGCTCCCGGTAAATATGACGTGGTGTTCCAGTACATTGGCTACGAATCGAACGTGCATTTCTTTGAAGTGACTACCGGCTTCGAAACATACAACCTCACCCTTAAGCCCAGAATATTCCTTCTCAAAGAGGTGGAAGTACGCAGCGGCAAAGAAGACCCTGCCTACACCATCATGAGAAAGGCCATCGGCAAGGCCAGCTTCCATGCCAACCAGCTCGATGCCTACGATGCCAAAGTATACATGAAAGGATCTGGCCGACTGCTCGACTCGCCATTTTTCCTCCGCAACAAAATAGCGGAAGAAGGCATTGACAGCACCACCGCCTTTACTTCTGAATCGGTGAGCGAACTGCACTACCAGCGTCCCAATACCTATTCTCAAAAGGTCGTAGCTGTTTTTTCGCAGGGTGACGACAACGGCACAGGCCCTGGTGAGTTTCTCACGGCCAGTTTCTACGAGCCAAAAGTTGTGGATGCCATTTCTCCGCTTTCACCCAAAGCATTTGCCTACTATCGTTTTACTTACGACGGCTATTTCCGTGAAGGAGGCTACGTTATCAATAAAATCCTGGTCACGCCCCGCAGCAAAGGAGACGACATTTTTGAGGGGACAATCTACATCGTTGACGACCTCTGGAGCATCCACAGCCTCGACCTTACCATGTATAAGCTGGGGATCAAATTCAACATTGAGCAGGTATACAATCCGATCGAGGACAAAGCCTGGCTCCCGGTAAGTCATAAGTTTGTCATCAACGGCTCTTTTTTCGGGTTCGACTTCCAGTACAACTACCTGGCCACACTCAGCGAATACAAAATCACCCTCAACCCCGACCTCGACATTCCGGTAACGGTGATCGACGAAAAAATAGATAAAGAGGCTGCCGCTGAAGTGAAGCAAAAGACGAAAGGCCAGGAAACACTGGAAAAGCTGGCTCAGAACAAGGAAGTGACCAGAAAAGACCTGCGCAAATTGGTGAAGGAATACGAAAAGGAAGAAATGGAAGATCTTGAGTTTCCTGAGATTGTTTCTAATATCTCCATAAAACGAGACTCCACCACAAGCTACAACAACGACTCCACCTTCTGGACAAGCATGAGACCTGTGCCACTTACTGCCTATGAGATCAGGGGGTATACGAAGATAGACAGCCTCGACAAAGCGGAAGAAGCCGAGTACAAATCAGACACCACGAAAAAAGGAAAAAACAGAAGAGACAGAAAAGTAAGGCTCGGTGATCCAATTTTTGGAAGCTCCTACAAGCTGGGGAAAAAGGGTCGCCTTAACATCGAGTCTCCACTACAAACCATCGGCTTCAATACAGTAGAAGGTTTTAATTTCTTTTACGACATCAACTACTCACGACGGTTTGAAAATGGCAATAAACTCCAGTTCGGCCCTGTGTTGCGCTATTCTTTTGCCAGAGAAAAGCTCCTACCGAAAGGTTATGTAGATTTCCAATACGGGGAAAGCGGCACAAGAGGCAGCGCCCGGCTGGAGGCAGGCAGTTATGTGCAGCAGTTAAGTGCCCTTGAGCCCATCCACCCCTATATCAACACTGCCTACGCCCTGCTTTTGAAGGAAAGCTATTTAAAACTATATGAAAAGGATTTTGTAAGGCTGGAAAACGAAAAACGATATAACGACAAATTCTCGGCGAAGGGCAGCGTTGAGTATGCGCAGAGAAGAAGCCTGGCCAACAATTCAGACTACACTTTTTTCAAACACCCCGGAAAAGAATATACAGCCAACAACCCTCTCAATGCCAATACAGAAATAACAGGCTTCTTTGAGCACCAGGCACTGATATTTAACATTTCAGGGGAGTACAAACCATGGCTGAAGTACAGAATGAAGAACGGATCGAAAGAGGAGATCAGGAAGTCGACGCCCACCTTCACTCTTGAGTACAGGAAAGGCATGCCATGGGCTGAAAGTGATGTTAACTACGACCTGTTGGACGTAGGGGTGAAACACAGTTTCGAGTGGGGCATCCGTTCCAAGCTGGACGTTCGGGTGAATGCCGGGAAGTTTCTTAATGACAAGGCCATTTACTTTCCGGACTTTAAGCATTTCCCCGGCAACCAGACATTGTTCGCTACCCTCGATCCTGTGGAGAACTTTCGTTTGCTCGACTACTATTACTACAGCACCAACGATGAATACATAACAGCCTTTGTGCATAATCAATGGCGCAAGCTGGTGGTGACGCAACTGGCCTTTGTGCGGATGATGGGCATCAAAGAAAACATGTTTATCAACTACCTCGGCACACCCAATTCCAACAACTATACAGAAGTGGGCTACGGCCTCGACTATATCATGAGGGTTTTCAGGCTGGAGGCCATTGCGGCTTTTGAAGATGGCCAATATAAAAATTTCGGAGTGAGAATCGGCATTGCTACGAACCTTGAGGACTTGTTTGATTTCTGA
- a CDS encoding GreA/GreB family elongation factor, which yields MNPIITKADHNTIKSLIANLPDHLKTAEIRQLTNELNRAQVVADDKIPKDVIQLNSYFEIEEINSKQQINFTVTLPNKANIAEKRVSILSPLGIALIGFRKGMTVQWTLPGGPKKLKILKVEQAIEEAKIQTL from the coding sequence ATGAACCCAATCATAACAAAAGCAGACCACAATACGATTAAATCCCTGATAGCTAATCTGCCCGATCATTTAAAGACGGCTGAAATACGGCAACTCACAAATGAGCTTAACCGTGCTCAGGTTGTCGCCGACGACAAAATACCGAAAGATGTTATCCAGTTAAACTCCTATTTTGAAATTGAGGAGATCAATTCAAAACAACAGATCAACTTCACAGTCACGCTTCCGAACAAAGCAAATATTGCCGAGAAAAGGGTATCCATACTGTCGCCACTTGGCATTGCGCTGATCGGCTTCAGGAAAGGCATGACTGTTCAGTGGACGCTACCTGGCGGCCCAAAAAAACTCAAGATTTTGAAAGTTGAACAAGCCATAGAAGAGGCGAAAATTCAAACGCTATGA